A genomic window from Chlorobium phaeobacteroides DSM 266 includes:
- the glyA gene encoding serine hydroxymethyltransferase has product MDTDILQMQDKEVFEAVVNETVRQTETLELIASENFTSRAVMQACGSVMTNKYAEGYPGKRYYGGCEFVDVAENLARDRAKKLFNCSYVNVQPHSGSSANMAVLFSVLKPGDRIMGLDLSHGGHLTHGSPVNFSGQLYEAHSYGVRRETGCIDMNMVEELANKVRPKLIICGASAYSQGFDFKAFREIADRIGALLMADIAHPAGLIVAGLLSDPVPHCHFVTTTTHKTLRGPRGGMIMMGSDFENPLGITIKTKTGSRVKMMTEVMDAEVMPGIQGGPLMHIIAGKAVAFAEALRPEFRDYALQVKKNAAVMADKFSSLGYTIVSGGTKNHLMLLDLRNKNVNGKVAENLLHQAGITVNKNMVPFDDKSPFVTSGIRIGTPAMTTRGMKESDSERIVELIDRVVSAAETPAVDDVCRLVRQEIRELCLQHPMDGYEMTP; this is encoded by the coding sequence ATGGATACCGATATCCTTCAGATGCAGGATAAAGAAGTTTTTGAAGCGGTGGTCAACGAGACGGTAAGGCAGACCGAAACGCTGGAACTTATCGCTTCCGAGAATTTTACCAGTCGTGCGGTTATGCAGGCATGCGGCTCGGTGATGACCAACAAATACGCCGAGGGCTATCCCGGAAAGAGGTATTACGGCGGGTGCGAATTTGTTGATGTTGCCGAAAACCTTGCGCGTGATCGGGCAAAAAAACTCTTTAACTGTTCATATGTCAACGTGCAGCCGCATTCCGGCTCAAGTGCCAATATGGCAGTACTGTTCTCGGTACTCAAGCCTGGTGACCGGATCATGGGTCTTGATCTGTCTCACGGCGGTCATCTTACCCATGGCAGTCCGGTGAACTTTTCGGGTCAACTTTATGAGGCTCACTCATATGGTGTTCGGAGAGAAACCGGCTGTATTGACATGAATATGGTTGAGGAACTGGCTAATAAGGTTCGTCCGAAACTTATCATCTGCGGTGCAAGCGCCTATTCTCAGGGATTCGATTTCAAGGCTTTCAGGGAGATTGCCGATAGGATCGGTGCTCTGCTCATGGCTGATATTGCGCATCCGGCAGGACTTATTGTCGCAGGGCTTTTAAGCGATCCTGTTCCGCATTGTCATTTTGTGACCACAACCACACACAAGACGCTTCGCGGACCAAGGGGCGGAATGATCATGATGGGCAGTGATTTTGAGAATCCACTCGGGATTACCATCAAAACAAAAACCGGCTCACGGGTGAAAATGATGACGGAGGTAATGGATGCAGAGGTTATGCCCGGCATTCAGGGCGGCCCGCTGATGCATATTATTGCAGGAAAGGCAGTTGCATTTGCTGAGGCGCTTCGCCCGGAGTTCAGGGATTATGCGCTGCAGGTAAAAAAGAATGCTGCCGTTATGGCGGATAAATTTTCGAGTCTCGGTTACACCATTGTCAGCGGTGGCACCAAGAACCATCTCATGCTGCTTGACTTGCGCAACAAGAACGTAAATGGAAAGGTTGCTGAAAATCTGTTGCATCAAGCAGGTATTACCGTTAACAAGAATATGGTACCGTTCGACGACAAGTCTCCCTTTGTTACCAGCGGAATCAGAATCGGGACTCCGGCAATGACGACCAGAGGGATGAAAGAGAGCGACAGCGAGCGTATCGTCGAGTTGATCGATCGTGTTGTTTCCGCGGCTGAAACTCCTGCTGTTGATGATGTGTGTCGTTTGGTGCGTCAGGAAATCAGGGAGCTCTGTCTTCAGCACCCGATGGATGGATATGAGATGACGCCATAA